In the genome of Paenibacillus sp. FSL R5-0766, one region contains:
- the csaA gene encoding chaperone CsaA, which yields MATFEEFIQHDIRVGTVVEAEPFPKARIPAIKMTIDFGPLGLKRSSAQITQRYTPDMIIGKQVVAVVNFPPRRIAGFVSEVLVLGGVPGEGDVVLLTPDSPLPNGTPIA from the coding sequence ATGGCTACTTTTGAAGAGTTCATACAGCATGACATCCGGGTTGGTACCGTGGTGGAAGCCGAACCATTCCCCAAGGCTCGCATACCCGCTATTAAAATGACGATCGACTTCGGACCACTTGGTCTGAAACGCTCCAGTGCTCAGATTACCCAGCGATACACGCCTGACATGATCATCGGCAAACAGGTCGTTGCAGTAGTTAATTTTCCACCCCGGCGTATTGCCGGTTTTGTCTCTGAAGTACTTGTGCTTGGCGGCGTGCCTGGTGAAGGCGATGTTGTCTTGCTTACACCGGATAGCCCATTGCCTAATGGAACACCGATAGCCTGA
- the udk gene encoding uridine kinase: MLIIGIAGGTGSGKTTVARSVIDRLGSAKVTFISQDNYYKDQSQLTPEQRRLTNYDHPFAFDNDLLIEHLTLLKKGQAAYAPVYDFTIDNRAANETVELAPNHIVIVEGLHVLIDEHLRSLMDIKVFVDTDSDVRILRRVLRDIEERGRTIQSVYKQYLETVKPMHDAFIEPSKKYADIIIPEGGHNEVGIQMLSILTEKYLTGENWNGA, translated from the coding sequence ATGCTCATTATTGGTATCGCCGGAGGAACCGGCTCCGGTAAAACGACGGTAGCTCGCTCCGTCATAGACCGTCTGGGATCAGCTAAAGTTACGTTTATCTCCCAAGACAATTATTACAAAGACCAGTCGCAGCTCACACCTGAGCAACGCCGACTCACCAATTACGATCACCCGTTTGCATTCGATAATGATCTGTTGATTGAGCATCTCACCTTGTTGAAAAAAGGCCAAGCGGCGTATGCTCCCGTATATGACTTCACCATAGATAACCGTGCTGCCAATGAGACGGTTGAACTGGCACCGAACCATATTGTCATTGTAGAAGGATTGCATGTGCTGATTGATGAACATCTTCGCAGTCTGATGGACATCAAAGTATTTGTTGATACCGATTCCGATGTGCGGATTTTGCGGAGAGTACTGCGGGACATTGAAGAACGCGGACGCACGATCCAATCCGTGTACAAACAATATCTCGAAACGGTAAAACCAATGCACGATGCTTTTATCGAGCCATCCAAAAAGTATGCCGATATCATTATTCCAGAAGGCGGACATAATGAAGTAGGTATTCAGATGTTATCCATCCTAACCGAGAAATACCTCACCGGAGAGAATTGGAATGGCGCTTAA
- a CDS encoding DUF5704 domain-containing protein, producing the protein MDNKDYYTSGEPILVSVDSFTGDAVKFTMQIGGAIEPTAHRPYNPPKFSADYIFNTDIYWRAVAEITKEINLTAGGQLSLNQSKQLNATIKTKTGDGNFGAETNVNTGSGGTTTWESSNPGVATVSNSGVVQAVSRGTTTITVLWKKDGFQLTTTTNIGVDENPGTGEGDGNGGGGGGCTPTIGPPSAGTIMSMNDLDPNANGVIKSDNRDIETFNVLKGIPTSESLYTNAFADNYLFKQAWAKMSGKVTYNCNVTISYDREWTVPGPEECDDDGCTPGPPVPANDTVPKPYNFQITRDYSYWKINNLEVYKIAKATMNNYALPGETVTMSPAGYTPPTLESKNDESVESHVQPGQTTSISYTPPKLTGGLNQPPSVPDDTSRLKGMAESNTPQSKVKNDLVKFNNTTIMNDVEATKDGPTPSNIPNPTTIGRDVLYKPGNMISNSLLNKANTTSSGEIYYDLLPGNVNGGANKILPINGINTVTVHTPVVNYAWVSDDQPHNQKTVPDPTSAALILERPFIVRIPTSGQHLDAASYPGYGNRDYAKYFRIKQVQFPFDVYNADRSQFIPAKTWVDIPVNQLDTTFYLPVWVDEGKYHIAFRNIAENAPANFTEQQDANTNLAHHVAADTVPVDVIGRLYDFHVTDITDYNWENVFRKRLGSPEPTGYSYWTGMNSIDGDPRGNLAPFVLPIRPGSHPVQGFANATVKTGYHFKFDLKTKGNMFGKQDGIRITPTFSFVSKDGSSRQEVDLYYHRGQERLIRIGSAQDLEKRFVVLNSRLRNVPGTELGDTARYQYSYELSAEERNQRTLAEHMVRLVDQTSHQKTWAGRYDWMILSAPIRTLIGPKTDIPSGVNVDRANAAIQRWYGEYSLPADVYAVPKGTDLEPLARQDQLDEKSDIFLKNGYIVVNFNMESLRNGNTEAPHLQYIHAPLMNQWQMEGFNKTPTDSQDRTWPLKDGDIVFYHADQSSRNDFQSQVPH; encoded by the coding sequence ATGGACAATAAAGATTACTATACTTCGGGTGAACCTATTTTGGTGAGCGTAGATAGTTTCACAGGTGATGCAGTAAAATTTACGATGCAAATCGGAGGTGCTATTGAACCAACAGCCCACAGACCCTATAATCCACCTAAATTTTCTGCCGACTACATATTCAATACGGATATATATTGGCGGGCCGTTGCCGAAATAACAAAAGAGATCAACCTTACCGCTGGCGGGCAACTTAGCTTGAACCAGTCCAAACAATTGAATGCAACGATCAAAACGAAAACTGGAGATGGAAACTTTGGAGCGGAGACCAATGTAAACACTGGCAGCGGTGGTACAACCACATGGGAATCATCCAATCCCGGTGTCGCTACCGTTAGTAACTCCGGAGTAGTTCAAGCTGTCAGTAGGGGAACTACAACCATCACCGTACTGTGGAAGAAAGATGGATTTCAGTTAACTACCACAACAAACATTGGTGTTGACGAGAACCCAGGTACTGGCGAGGGCGACGGTAACGGGGGCGGTGGTGGAGGTTGCACGCCAACGATTGGACCACCTTCTGCTGGAACCATCATGAGCATGAATGATCTCGATCCAAATGCCAACGGTGTTATTAAGTCAGATAACAGAGATATTGAGACATTCAATGTGTTAAAAGGAATACCTACTTCCGAATCACTCTACACAAATGCCTTTGCTGACAATTATCTGTTTAAACAAGCTTGGGCGAAAATGAGCGGTAAAGTTACATACAACTGTAATGTCACAATCTCGTACGACAGAGAGTGGACAGTACCTGGACCAGAGGAATGTGATGATGATGGTTGTACACCAGGGCCACCTGTACCCGCGAACGACACGGTACCCAAGCCATACAACTTCCAGATCACAAGAGACTACTCCTACTGGAAAATTAACAATCTGGAAGTATACAAGATCGCTAAAGCAACCATGAACAATTATGCTTTGCCTGGAGAGACCGTTACGATGAGTCCTGCAGGATATACACCACCAACACTGGAGTCTAAAAATGATGAATCCGTAGAAAGCCATGTACAACCAGGGCAAACCACTTCAATCTCATATACTCCACCCAAATTAACAGGTGGTTTGAACCAACCTCCCAGTGTGCCTGATGATACATCACGTTTAAAAGGAATGGCTGAATCCAACACACCTCAAAGTAAAGTGAAGAATGATTTGGTGAAATTCAACAACACAACCATTATGAATGATGTGGAAGCAACCAAAGATGGGCCAACACCATCCAACATTCCTAATCCAACGACGATTGGGCGTGATGTGCTGTACAAACCGGGTAATATGATCAGCAATTCCCTGCTGAATAAAGCAAATACCACAAGCTCTGGTGAAATCTATTATGATTTGCTACCAGGTAACGTGAATGGCGGCGCCAATAAAATATTACCGATTAACGGCATCAACACGGTCACGGTACACACCCCTGTCGTCAACTACGCCTGGGTATCGGATGATCAGCCGCATAATCAGAAAACCGTACCGGACCCAACCAGCGCTGCACTCATTCTGGAACGACCGTTCATTGTGCGAATTCCCACATCGGGGCAGCACTTGGACGCAGCGAGTTATCCCGGTTATGGAAATCGGGACTATGCCAAATATTTTCGAATCAAACAGGTGCAATTCCCGTTTGATGTCTACAACGCTGACCGGAGTCAGTTTATCCCCGCCAAGACATGGGTTGATATTCCGGTTAACCAACTGGACACCACATTCTATCTGCCTGTATGGGTAGACGAAGGCAAATATCACATTGCATTCCGCAATATTGCAGAGAATGCACCTGCAAACTTTACCGAGCAACAGGATGCCAATACCAATCTGGCACATCATGTTGCAGCAGACACCGTGCCGGTAGATGTTATCGGAAGGTTATATGATTTTCACGTCACTGATATCACTGATTACAATTGGGAAAATGTATTTCGCAAGCGATTGGGTAGTCCCGAACCAACGGGCTATAGCTACTGGACCGGGATGAATAGCATTGATGGTGATCCGCGAGGTAACCTGGCTCCATTTGTATTGCCCATCCGACCAGGAAGCCATCCGGTGCAGGGATTCGCTAACGCAACTGTGAAGACAGGATATCATTTCAAGTTTGATCTAAAGACCAAGGGCAATATGTTTGGCAAGCAGGATGGTATTCGCATAACACCAACTTTTTCTTTTGTAAGCAAAGACGGGTCCTCCCGGCAAGAAGTTGATCTGTACTACCATCGAGGTCAGGAACGCCTGATCCGTATCGGATCGGCACAGGATCTGGAGAAACGATTTGTTGTCCTGAACTCCCGGCTTCGTAATGTACCCGGCACAGAGTTAGGCGATACAGCGCGTTATCAGTATAGTTATGAACTGTCAGCGGAAGAACGCAACCAGCGTACGTTGGCAGAACATATGGTTCGCCTGGTCGATCAGACCTCTCATCAAAAAACATGGGCAGGTCGTTATGACTGGATGATCCTGTCTGCTCCGATTCGGACACTCATTGGGCCCAAAACGGACATACCTTCCGGAGTCAACGTGGACCGGGCCAACGCAGCAATCCAACGCTGGTACGGGGAGTACAGCTTGCCGGCCGATGTATATGCCGTACCAAAAGGTACGGATCTCGAACCCCTCGCCCGACAAGATCAGCTGGATGAAAAATCAGATATTTTTCTAAAGAATGGTTATATCGTGGTCAACTTCAACATGGAGAGCCTGCGGAATGGAAATACAGAGGCGCCCCATCTGCAATACATTCATGCACCACTGATGAATCAATGGCAGATGGAAGGTTTCAACAAAACGCCAACAGACAGTCAAGACAGAACCTGGCCGCTGAAGGATGGCGACATTGTCTTTTATCATGCTGATCAGTCCAGCCGGAATGACTTCCAATCCCAAGTACCACACTAG
- a CDS encoding VanZ family protein: MSIQYSISSPIVLGPLFVLVLLALMLHARVSKTRYTVRQYVSMLAFAIYMLGVMHFVFFPIDVNIGIYANQTPWYQSIQWIPLLTADAPSFLLNIVLFIPLGFMLPFIKSWIHSIRTAASAGLALSFLIEITQLLLRITLGNGRSTDLNDIIANTTGSVLGFVILNLFTKSSIGQRLLALWESPQGVSSKNMQ, from the coding sequence ATGTCCATCCAATATTCAATCTCATCTCCCATCGTACTTGGCCCATTATTCGTTCTGGTCCTGCTCGCCCTGATGCTCCATGCCAGGGTGAGCAAAACCAGGTACACGGTCAGACAATATGTGTCGATGCTCGCATTTGCCATATATATGTTGGGCGTTATGCATTTTGTATTTTTCCCTATCGACGTGAACATCGGAATCTATGCCAATCAGACCCCATGGTATCAAAGCATTCAATGGATTCCGCTCCTGACCGCGGATGCACCAAGCTTTCTCCTCAACATTGTGCTGTTTATACCACTGGGGTTCATGCTTCCTTTCATAAAGTCTTGGATTCATTCGATACGAACAGCAGCATCAGCAGGATTAGCCCTAAGTTTCCTCATTGAAATTACACAGCTCCTGCTCCGAATAACCTTGGGCAACGGTCGCAGCACCGATCTGAACGATATAATAGCCAATACAACAGGAAGTGTACTTGGTTTCGTCATCCTGAATCTGTTCACCAAAAGTTCCATCGGCCAGCGACTATTGGCACTATGGGAGTCACCACAGGGAGTATCATCCAAAAATATGCAGTAA
- a CDS encoding PRD domain-containing protein — MRTLKVIKKVNNNVAIAINEHNEEVFVVGKGVGFLKTPYELTETDLVEKIFVAPKNIRMYDLLNSIPIEDIYLAEEVIKLGSQILNKTFNPNLLLTLSDHISFALTRTREGIRIKNPLEWEVRTLYPDETRVGEAALKLIQEKTDIALPTAETTLIALHFVNAQVGSGEMTDTTKVTTVTGEILSVIKYALKIDFQEDSIHFMRFATHIRYFILRQMSGKSLKDENESLFLMVKEKFPKELACVEKIADFLKNNYGWTCSDDEKLYLILHIQRLISNEPTE, encoded by the coding sequence GTGAGAACATTGAAGGTTATCAAGAAAGTAAACAATAACGTGGCCATCGCTATTAATGAACATAACGAAGAGGTTTTTGTCGTAGGCAAGGGTGTAGGATTTCTGAAAACGCCCTATGAGCTGACGGAGACGGACTTGGTGGAGAAAATTTTCGTGGCACCGAAGAACATCCGGATGTATGATCTGCTGAACAGTATTCCGATTGAGGATATTTATCTCGCGGAGGAAGTCATCAAGTTGGGCAGTCAGATTCTGAATAAAACATTTAACCCGAATCTGCTTCTCACCCTGTCCGACCATATCAGTTTTGCATTAACCCGAACCAGAGAAGGCATCCGTATCAAAAATCCGCTGGAATGGGAAGTGCGGACACTCTATCCGGACGAGACCCGGGTGGGGGAGGCTGCCCTGAAACTGATTCAGGAAAAAACGGATATCGCTCTGCCAACAGCCGAAACAACACTGATTGCTCTGCATTTTGTTAATGCACAGGTGGGCTCTGGAGAGATGACGGATACCACGAAGGTAACCACAGTTACGGGCGAGATTCTGTCTGTGATCAAATATGCTCTCAAAATTGACTTTCAGGAGGATTCCATCCATTTCATGCGCTTTGCCACACATATCCGTTATTTCATTCTGAGGCAGATGAGCGGTAAATCGCTCAAGGATGAGAATGAATCGCTGTTCCTGATGGTGAAGGAGAAGTTTCCGAAAGAACTGGCTTGTGTGGAGAAGATTGCTGACTTCCTGAAAAATAATTACGGCTGGACCTGTTCGGATGATGAAAAATTATATCTGATCTTGCATATTCAACGATTGATCTCGAATGAACCAACGGAATGA
- a CDS encoding DUF4179 domain-containing protein, producing the protein MSNPFNIDQELKNQAKERPLMSELVRNRIDATLESLPVSPDTLKTEQTLRSSRRNKRWHKAAAATIAAGVLGVTVFASGFVSPAMAASLRNIPLVGNLFSSIEADMGLRTAGNEGLTTPVNSKVAYQDVKLEVLEAVYDGTRAAFLVHFTAPNLNQGEYDNGKDIVKLSSGIENVFLKVDGTRPNSGLFYSSVGETQPDTLLFEQVISSDQGTAHWPDQFDAKVQLTLQGIDHEFELTVPFTKSTDNIHRVLPNTAMTNDLYTAAVTEAEVTPVTTRLTTVISLNDKNTLTAKEQEKLSHIGFAVYDDQGRQLTSLSGEGTYKGTQLTSERIYATTAKDIKYLIVKPFEIKDDFAEEVKDNQFIKGMEMKIQLQ; encoded by the coding sequence ATGTCAAACCCGTTTAATATCGATCAGGAATTAAAGAACCAAGCGAAGGAGCGTCCCCTGATGTCTGAACTCGTTCGTAACCGGATTGATGCCACTCTGGAATCTCTGCCGGTGTCGCCAGACACATTGAAAACGGAACAGACTTTGCGCTCCAGTCGCCGGAACAAGCGATGGCACAAGGCTGCAGCTGCGACGATCGCAGCCGGAGTGTTGGGCGTTACCGTATTTGCATCCGGCTTTGTATCACCGGCCATGGCTGCCTCCTTGCGCAATATTCCACTCGTGGGCAACCTCTTCAGCTCGATAGAAGCTGATATGGGTCTGCGAACGGCGGGCAACGAAGGCTTGACTACCCCTGTTAACAGCAAGGTTGCTTACCAGGATGTGAAGCTCGAAGTGCTTGAAGCGGTATATGATGGTACACGTGCTGCGTTTCTGGTTCATTTCACTGCGCCTAATCTGAATCAAGGCGAATATGACAATGGCAAGGACATCGTGAAACTGAGCAGCGGAATTGAGAATGTCTTTCTAAAAGTCGACGGGACCCGTCCGAATAGCGGACTGTTCTATAGTTCGGTAGGAGAAACGCAGCCAGATACACTGCTCTTTGAGCAGGTCATTTCCTCCGATCAGGGAACGGCACATTGGCCGGATCAGTTTGACGCCAAAGTTCAATTGACATTGCAGGGTATTGATCATGAGTTCGAGCTGACGGTTCCATTTACCAAATCAACAGATAACATTCATCGGGTTCTGCCTAACACAGCCATGACCAACGATCTGTATACGGCCGCTGTTACGGAAGCTGAGGTTACCCCTGTCACCACTCGCCTAACTACTGTTATCAGTTTGAATGATAAGAATACTCTTACGGCAAAGGAGCAGGAAAAGCTGAGTCACATCGGATTTGCCGTCTATGATGATCAGGGGCGGCAACTGACCTCACTTAGCGGCGAGGGCACCTATAAGGGAACCCAATTAACATCCGAACGCATATATGCCACAACTGCCAAGGATATAAAATATCTGATAGTGAAACCTTTTGAGATCAAGGATGACTTCGCTGAAGAGGTTAAAGATAATCAATTCATCAAGGGAATGGAAATGAAGATTCAGCTTCAATAG
- a CDS encoding AraC family transcriptional regulator, whose translation MSRIEMNVVRTGWTQMELILLFFGWEACDPAHYWGPGVRDSYIVHYIHEGRGTVYMGDQEYKLSEGQGFVILPDTLIHYEADPKEPWTYSWFGFKGVQAKAFMQRAQLSPERPIYDARDTNTMEHLYSEMVQASTYSGGDVMNQSLLYRLMAELISSSPVEEEIGQLLSNKETYIRQAVQFMENRYSQRTSILDISQAVGLDRTYLSGLFKERYGKSLQSFFLEYRMNRAAELLQNPVLSVSEVAHSVGYTDPLLFSKMFKRVTGVSPKGSRNRD comes from the coding sequence ATGAGTCGCATTGAGATGAATGTGGTTCGCACAGGCTGGACACAGATGGAGCTGATTTTGTTGTTTTTCGGGTGGGAGGCATGTGATCCTGCGCATTATTGGGGACCGGGTGTACGTGATTCTTACATTGTGCACTACATCCATGAAGGACGGGGTACCGTGTACATGGGGGATCAGGAATACAAGCTTAGCGAGGGACAGGGTTTTGTCATTCTCCCGGACACACTCATTCATTATGAGGCAGATCCGAAGGAGCCCTGGACGTATTCGTGGTTTGGTTTTAAAGGCGTACAAGCCAAAGCATTCATGCAACGTGCCCAATTGAGCCCGGAGCGCCCGATATATGATGCCCGTGATACGAATACAATGGAGCATCTGTACTCAGAGATGGTTCAGGCCTCCACGTATTCGGGAGGGGATGTGATGAACCAGAGTCTCTTGTACCGCCTGATGGCAGAATTAATCTCTTCTTCGCCTGTAGAGGAAGAAATAGGGCAGCTCCTTTCGAACAAAGAGACGTACATCCGGCAGGCAGTGCAGTTTATGGAGAACAGGTACAGCCAGCGGACCTCCATTCTGGATATTTCCCAAGCTGTGGGGCTGGATCGCACATATCTGTCAGGATTGTTCAAGGAACGATACGGCAAGTCGCTACAGTCATTTTTTCTGGAGTACCGTATGAATCGTGCTGCTGAACTTCTTCAAAATCCAGTGCTGTCGGTCAGTGAAGTGGCACATTCGGTTGGTTATACAGACCCATTACTGTTTTCCAAGATGTTCAAGCGAGTGACGGGGGTGTCTCCAAAGGGTTCGAGAAATCGAGATTAG
- a CDS encoding S-layer homology domain-containing protein, protein MKKMMVSGVTALALLTGGIVGFGGVGSSVEAAQATTTFKDVPSTHWASSAINSAVEQGYFKGYADGTFKPSSPVTKAEMASILGRLSDQPNASTQEQNNFTDIPEWAKNGVSIAIAKGFISPSNYKGKLDAQGALQRGEMATWLTQGLTVVDPEYKQALSDVTNTVVPAKEYFTGKLASAQKNALAVALGTGLMSVANDKTFGVDRTTTRAEVAVLIARYAAVAKTKPADFQGLNELRAVGLTGTNLSIIAPKYQKTPKNKFFDSYDYSKVTDQFSQVRNKELVTVTSYADVKLKNWIIINPYVTGLKRSIYYPVFVDEKDTLLRGSYYSFAEFDLNIKNSMTQLQAGSLLQSPSINALKSPNSESFSKYSVPHVNDFLGSKGLFQVKNPTYWSMGLLHFDKELTTQVKLITKEGIDFNVTSN, encoded by the coding sequence ATGAAAAAAATGATGGTTTCCGGCGTAACGGCACTAGCTTTATTAACAGGGGGTATCGTAGGTTTTGGAGGCGTTGGGAGTTCTGTAGAAGCTGCACAAGCTACAACTACATTCAAGGACGTTCCTTCTACACACTGGGCATCTTCAGCAATTAATTCGGCCGTGGAACAAGGTTATTTCAAGGGGTATGCCGACGGGACATTTAAACCAAGCTCACCGGTCACCAAAGCTGAAATGGCAAGTATCCTGGGACGTTTATCCGACCAGCCTAATGCATCAACACAAGAACAAAACAATTTCACAGACATACCCGAGTGGGCAAAAAACGGCGTCTCTATTGCTATAGCAAAAGGTTTTATCAGCCCTTCTAATTATAAGGGGAAATTGGATGCACAAGGCGCTCTTCAACGAGGCGAAATGGCTACATGGCTGACGCAAGGACTAACCGTGGTTGATCCTGAGTACAAACAAGCACTCTCTGATGTGACCAACACCGTTGTGCCTGCAAAGGAATATTTCACAGGTAAACTCGCAAGCGCTCAAAAAAATGCACTAGCCGTTGCCCTGGGAACAGGACTGATGAGTGTGGCAAACGATAAAACATTTGGCGTTGATCGTACCACCACTCGAGCAGAAGTAGCAGTATTGATCGCCCGTTATGCAGCAGTTGCCAAGACAAAACCTGCCGATTTTCAGGGTTTAAATGAGCTGCGAGCAGTGGGTTTGACGGGGACGAATTTGAGTATTATTGCGCCTAAGTATCAGAAGACACCAAAAAATAAATTCTTTGATTCGTATGATTACAGTAAAGTCACTGATCAATTCTCTCAAGTCAGAAATAAAGAATTAGTTACAGTTACTAGTTATGCAGATGTTAAATTAAAAAATTGGATTATCATAAATCCGTATGTTACAGGATTGAAACGTAGTATCTATTATCCAGTTTTTGTTGATGAGAAAGACACCTTACTGCGTGGATCGTATTATTCTTTTGCTGAATTTGATTTAAATATTAAAAATTCCATGACTCAACTTCAGGCTGGTAGCCTTTTACAATCTCCAAGTATCAATGCTTTAAAATCACCAAATTCTGAATCTTTCTCTAAATACTCAGTACCACATGTTAATGATTTCCTTGGTAGTAAAGGGTTATTTCAGGTTAAGAATCCTACTTACTGGTCTATGGGATTGTTACACTTTGATAAAGAATTAACCACTCAAGTGAAACTCATTACCAAAGAGGGAATCGACTTCAATGTCACATCAAATTAA
- a CDS encoding sigma-70 family RNA polymerase sigma factor — MGSTDLVNQAIQGDREAFIRLIRDIENSLYNTAKSMLRKEEDVADAIQETILNAYKSVHTLREPRYFKTWLFRILINECNTMLSRRALSTAYAEVPSEKREHSSPYDEVDMREAVDRLEESKRIVVVLHYFEDLSLRQVADALNISESAVKMRLTRARQELYQKFKNFREVNLHVKPV; from the coding sequence ATGGGTTCAACCGATCTAGTTAACCAGGCCATCCAAGGAGATCGTGAAGCCTTTATCCGGCTTATTCGAGACATTGAAAACTCTTTGTACAATACGGCAAAATCCATGCTGCGAAAAGAGGAGGACGTGGCCGATGCCATTCAGGAGACAATTCTGAACGCATACAAATCGGTGCATACACTCCGGGAACCCCGGTATTTCAAAACCTGGCTGTTTCGCATCCTCATCAATGAATGTAACACGATGCTGTCCCGCCGCGCTCTCTCCACCGCTTATGCGGAAGTACCTTCAGAAAAGCGGGAGCATTCCAGTCCCTACGACGAGGTCGATATGCGAGAAGCGGTAGACCGTCTGGAGGAATCGAAACGAATTGTAGTCGTTTTGCATTATTTTGAAGACCTGTCCCTGCGTCAAGTCGCCGATGCGCTGAATATTTCCGAAAGTGCAGTGAAAATGAGACTTACTCGGGCAAGGCAGGAGTTATATCAGAAATTCAAAAATTTTCGGGAGGTAAACTTACATGTCAAACCCGTTTAA